GTTAGGGCTTCGCCACCGTCAACAGGAACGTGGAGTCCTCCAATGCATCGACGGAGTGGCGGGCCAGCGGCACCACCAGGTGGTCACCGGGGGAGCCCTCCCAGGCGACGTCACCGGCCTTCAATACGAGCTTGCCGCTGAGCACCTGCACCGTTGCCTCACCGGGGTTGTCGTGCTCGTCCAGCCTGGATCCCGCCGTCAGGGCCACCACTGTCTGGCGCAGGACCCGCTCGTGCCCGCCATAAACCGTCCGGGCACTGCGCCCGCTGCTTTTGGTCTTGGCGGATGCCAGGAGTTCCCGGGCCAGTGCTGTCAGGGATGACTTTTCCACGATGCTCCTTTGTAGCGGTTGCAGGTACGTTTCTTCACAGTACCGCCAACTTCGCAGGAAGTGAGGGAACGATCACGAAAAGGCCCAATTGGTGAGGGATCGATGGGGGTGGGGTGCAAAAAGTACGACGGCGGGAGGTCCCCTTTTTTCCAAAAGGTGACCTCCCGCCGTCGTTCCCCAGCCGCTCCCAGCTGCTCGCAAGCTCGCAGCGGGACCCTCGCGGCCGTGGGCCCACCCAGACGCACCCAGCTGCTCGCAAGCTCGCAGCGGGACCCTCGCGGCCGTGGGCCCACCCAGGTGTCCAGGAACTACTTCAGGTGGCGCTCGTCAACACCGTTGTAGGCGCTCAGGGGGCGGATCAACGCATTCGCGGCGCGCTGTTCCATGATGTGCGCGGTCCAGCCGGTGATGCGCGAGGCGATGAACAGCGGCGTGAACATGTCCGTGTCGAAGCCCATCAGGTGGTACGTGGGGCCGGCCGGGTAATCGAGGTTCGGCTTAATCGCCTTGGCCTCGGCCATGGCTTGTTCCAGCCCGTCGTACAGGCCCATCATTTCCGGGCGGTCGTAATGGGTGATCATGCGTTCCAGCGCAGCCTTCATGGTGGGCACGCGGGAATCGCCGTTCTTGTAGACCCGGTGGCCGAAACCCATGACCTTCTTCTTCGCGGCCAGGGCATCCTCCATCCACGCCTTGGCGCGGGTGGCGGCCTCCTCGCGGGACTCCTCGGCACGGATGCCGATCTCGTCAAAGGTGTGCATGACGGCCTCGTTGGCACCGCCGTGCAACGGGCCCTTCAACGCGCCGATGGCAGCGGTCACGGCCGAATGCAGGTCCGACAGTGTTGAGGTGACGACCCGGGCCGTGAACGTGGAGGCGTTGAAGGAGTGCTCCGCGTACAGCACCATGGACACGCGGAAGGCGTCCACCACCTCGGGCGCCGCCTCCTCGCCAAAGGCCATCCACAGGAAGTTCGCGGAGTAGTCCAGGTCCGTGCGCGGTTCCACCAGCGGCTGGCCGCGCCGGCGGCGCTGGTCGTAGGCGACCACGGCCGGGAAGTGCGCAAAGAGCGACTGGGCTTTATCCAACTCCGCTTCCGGTGAGGAGTCCTCCGCCAGGGCATGCACCGCGCCCATGACCGAGACGGCTGTGCGAGCCACATCCATGGGGTGGCAGTCCAGTGGCAGCAGGTCAATGGCCGCCTTGACCTGCGAGTCCAGTGCCCGGTTGGCCCGTTCAAAGGCCTCAAAGAGCGTCAGCTCTTCCTCCGTGGGCAGCTCGCCCGTCCACAACAGGAGTGCCACTTCCTCAAAGGACTTGCCGGCGGCCAATTCCTGCACCGGATAACCGCGGTACAGCAGCGAGTTGGACTCGGGGTTGACCTTGGAAATAGCGGTGTAGTCGGCGACGACCCCGGCAAGGCCCTTGCGTACTTCTTCTTCGCTCACAGTGTGCACTCCTTCTTCTGGTGTTCTTTGCAGGCCTAGAGGTTTGAGTTGTTGCCGTCGATGTCCAGGCTGGGGATCTGGAAGTTGAAGATGCCCGTATCGAATTGGTTGTACGCCTCATAGTCAACCAGATCATAAAGTCGGGCCCGCGTCAGCATTTCCGGGACAGCAGTTTCCTGCGTGCCGTGCGCGCTGATCGCGTCCAGGACCCGTTCGGCCGCACCCATGGCGCTGCGCAGCAGTGTTACGGGGTAGATGATCATGGCCACGCCGGCCGCGGCAAGCTGGTCACGGGTGAACAGCTCGCTCTTGCCAAACTCCGTCATATTCGCCAAAACGGGGACATCCACGGCCTTGCATACCGCCTCAAATTCCGCCACGCTCTTCATCGCTTCCGGGAAGATCGCGTCGGCGCCGGCGTCGACGAGCGCCTTGGCCCGGTCGATGGCGGCATCCAGGCCTTCCACGGCGCGGATGTCGGTGCGGGCCATGATCAAAAAGTTCGGGTCCCGCCGGGCGTCGGCGGCTGCGGCAATGCGCTTGACCGCCGTGTCCAGGTCCACCATGTTCTTGCCGTCCAGGTGGCCGCAGCGCTTCGGGTTGAACTGGTCCTCGATGTGGCAACCAGCCAGCCCCGCGTTTTCCAGTTCCTGGATGGTGCGGGCCACGTTCATGGGCTCGCCAAAGCCGGTGTCGGCGTCGATCAGGCAGGGCAGGTCCGTCATGCGCGCGATCTGCCCGCCGCGGGCGGCCACCTCGGTCAGCGTGGTCATGCCAATGTCCGGCAGGCCCAGGTCGTTGGCGAGGACGGCGCCTGAGATGTAGACGCCGTCGAACTTCTTTTCCTCAATGAGGCGGGCCGAGAGCGGGTTGAAGGCGCCCGGGAATTGGCGGGCAGCGCCCGGGACCAGCATGGCGCGCAGGTCCCGGCGCTTCTGCTCGGGCGTTTTCTTGGAGTACAGCATGTTAAAA
This genomic interval from Arthrobacter sp. PAMC 25486 contains the following:
- a CDS encoding cupin domain-containing protein, with the protein product MEKSSLTALARELLASAKTKSSGRSARTVYGGHERVLRQTVVALTAGSRLDEHDNPGEATVQVLSGKLVLKAGDVAWEGSPGDHLVVPLARHSVDALEDSTFLLTVAKP
- the prpB gene encoding methylisocitrate lyase, which codes for MLYSKKTPEQKRRDLRAMLVPGAARQFPGAFNPLSARLIEEKKFDGVYISGAVLANDLGLPDIGMTTLTEVAARGGQIARMTDLPCLIDADTGFGEPMNVARTIQELENAGLAGCHIEDQFNPKRCGHLDGKNMVDLDTAVKRIAAAADARRDPNFLIMARTDIRAVEGLDAAIDRAKALVDAGADAIFPEAMKSVAEFEAVCKAVDVPVLANMTEFGKSELFTRDQLAAAGVAMIIYPVTLLRSAMGAAERVLDAISAHGTQETAVPEMLTRARLYDLVDYEAYNQFDTGIFNFQIPSLDIDGNNSNL
- a CDS encoding bifunctional 2-methylcitrate synthase/citrate synthase, with the protein product MSEEEVRKGLAGVVADYTAISKVNPESNSLLYRGYPVQELAAGKSFEEVALLLWTGELPTEEELTLFEAFERANRALDSQVKAAIDLLPLDCHPMDVARTAVSVMGAVHALAEDSSPEAELDKAQSLFAHFPAVVAYDQRRRRGQPLVEPRTDLDYSANFLWMAFGEEAAPEVVDAFRVSMVLYAEHSFNASTFTARVVTSTLSDLHSAVTAAIGALKGPLHGGANEAVMHTFDEIGIRAEESREEAATRAKAWMEDALAAKKKVMGFGHRVYKNGDSRVPTMKAALERMITHYDRPEMMGLYDGLEQAMAEAKAIKPNLDYPAGPTYHLMGFDTDMFTPLFIASRITGWTAHIMEQRAANALIRPLSAYNGVDERHLK